A portion of the Sphingobacterium spiritivorum genome contains these proteins:
- a CDS encoding ABC1 kinase family protein, with translation MIYEISKIKRVGRIAKILSQYGFGELISRSNIDTFVPDSLLHLNSNTEKLFEKDFNVRIRLAIEELGPTFIKLGQLLSNREDIIPKDLRDELVKLQDNVPPEEMDVRQKLREHFDIVPEEHFEYIDEKPLAAASIGQVYKVRLKSGKDAVIKIKRSNIREVITADLAFIKDLTKFLESKYEVIYKMNLYQIILSFENSLMRELSFVNELNNIERFRKNFKENTQVYVPKVYRAYSDDEMLCMEFIDGVKINDVEGLKVMSLDPKSIVQEGLDLYLEQVLVHGFFHADPHPGNVFVNKRGQIVFIDFGAMGMMIPMDRKLIEAMVINFLMKDARDLIRNIKKLAVVQHIEDERRLERDAYEIFDILDQNSLANIEISVLLRMVNNTLQHNHILMPDFIYILIRGIVLLEGIGRQLDADLNIPKSISPFADRIARQKISPGYLREQTIEKAKFLKGLWSDIPEDAMALLDKVKNDKILLHHKLRDFDSFQVILHRMGNKLMLSILAMTFGIGASILAHGRVGYLLWDIPLLSWLGFLMSFLLTVALLLQLFRSK, from the coding sequence ATGATATATGAAATATCGAAAATAAAAAGGGTAGGACGTATAGCGAAAATATTGTCACAGTATGGATTCGGAGAACTGATCTCCCGTTCTAATATAGATACTTTTGTACCGGACAGCCTGTTACATCTGAATAGCAATACGGAGAAGCTTTTTGAAAAGGATTTTAATGTACGTATCAGACTGGCAATAGAAGAGCTGGGACCGACATTTATTAAACTGGGGCAGTTGCTGAGCAACAGAGAAGATATTATCCCCAAAGATTTGCGCGATGAACTGGTGAAGCTTCAGGATAATGTACCTCCTGAGGAAATGGATGTAAGGCAAAAACTACGTGAGCATTTTGATATAGTACCGGAAGAGCATTTTGAATATATTGATGAGAAGCCTCTGGCTGCAGCATCTATTGGTCAGGTGTATAAAGTTCGTCTCAAATCCGGGAAAGATGCAGTCATTAAAATCAAAAGGAGCAATATCAGAGAAGTCATTACTGCGGATCTGGCTTTTATCAAAGACCTGACAAAATTTCTGGAAAGTAAGTATGAGGTCATTTATAAAATGAACCTTTATCAGATCATTCTGTCATTTGAAAATTCGCTGATGCGCGAGTTATCTTTTGTAAATGAGCTGAATAATATAGAACGTTTCCGCAAAAATTTCAAAGAGAATACACAGGTTTACGTTCCAAAGGTATACAGAGCATATTCTGACGATGAAATGCTTTGTATGGAATTTATTGATGGGGTCAAAATCAACGATGTAGAGGGATTGAAAGTAATGAGTTTAGATCCGAAATCTATTGTTCAGGAAGGACTTGATCTGTATCTGGAACAGGTGCTGGTACATGGGTTTTTCCATGCTGACCCTCACCCGGGAAATGTATTTGTCAATAAGAGAGGACAAATAGTTTTTATAGATTTCGGAGCTATGGGCATGATGATTCCTATGGACAGAAAACTGATTGAAGCTATGGTCATCAATTTTCTGATGAAAGATGCGAGAGATCTGATCCGTAACATCAAAAAATTAGCCGTTGTGCAGCATATAGAGGATGAGCGAAGGCTTGAGCGTGATGCCTATGAGATTTTCGATATCCTGGATCAAAATTCATTGGCCAACATTGAAATTTCAGTATTGTTGCGTATGGTAAATAATACCTTACAACATAATCATATACTGATGCCTGACTTTATTTATATTCTGATACGCGGTATTGTTTTATTGGAAGGAATAGGCCGGCAACTGGATGCAGATCTCAATATTCCGAAGAGTATTTCTCCGTTTGCAGACAGAATTGCCAGGCAAAAAATATCTCCCGGGTATCTCAGAGAACAGACGATAGAGAAAGCTAAGTTTTTAAAAGGATTGTGGAGTGACATTCCGGAAGATGCAATGGCTCTGCTGGATAAGGTTAAGAATGATAAAATACTTCTTCATCACAAGCTCAGAGATTTTGATAGTTTTCAGGTTATTCTACACAGAATGGGGAATAAGCTGATGCTGTCCATATTGGCTATGACATTTGGGATAGGGGCAAGTATTCTTGCGCACGGAAGAGTTGGCTATTTGTTATGGGATATACCGCTGCTTTCCTGGTTGGGATTTCTGATGAGCTTCTTATTGACCGTAGCTTTGCTGCTGCAATTATTCCGGTCAAAATAA
- a CDS encoding WbqC family protein, whose protein sequence is MSNHILLPACYLPPVSYFHVIKQHDLPLLLEKKEHYPKQTYRNRTSIMTSNGKLDLTVPIMHKRKDHVAMGDIRINYDHNWQRLHWLSLQTAYRSSAYFEYYEDDFAHFYKQEYEFLYELNKEQLLLMLKLLKLNRTVTDTDTYVREDENALDLRSMMHPRKPSLQEPAIPYYQVFENNNGFMPNLSIIDLLFNQGPQAKNFL, encoded by the coding sequence ATGTCAAATCATATCTTATTGCCGGCCTGCTATTTGCCACCTGTTTCTTATTTTCATGTTATCAAACAACATGACCTGCCTTTGCTTCTGGAGAAAAAAGAACATTATCCAAAGCAGACATATAGAAACAGAACGAGTATCATGACTTCAAATGGCAAACTGGATTTGACGGTGCCGATCATGCATAAACGCAAGGATCATGTTGCCATGGGAGATATCCGCATCAATTATGATCACAACTGGCAAAGATTACACTGGCTGAGCCTGCAGACAGCTTATAGAAGTTCAGCTTATTTCGAATATTATGAAGATGACTTTGCACATTTCTACAAACAGGAATACGAATTTCTGTATGAACTGAACAAAGAACAGCTTTTGTTGATGCTGAAGTTGCTTAAACTGAACAGAACAGTAACAGATACAGATACTTATGTCCGTGAAGATGAAAATGCACTGGATCTGCGTTCTATGATGCACCCCAGGAAGCCTTCTTTACAAGAACCTGCTATTCCGTATTATCAGGTGTTTGAAAACAATAACGGCTTTATGCCCAACCTGAGTATTATTGATTTGCTCTTCAATCAGGGGCCTCAGGCAAAAAACTTTTTATAG